In Fundulus heteroclitus isolate FHET01 unplaced genomic scaffold, MU-UCD_Fhet_4.1 scaffold_103, whole genome shotgun sequence, one genomic interval encodes:
- the LOC118558146 gene encoding coxsackievirus and adenovirus receptor homolog isoform X2, with the protein MMMKTSLLCLLVLTSLLCCKTHKDQRIIRAEPGDNVILTCRAAENKDVIVVEWSRTDLESDQYVVLYRDSTFFPDGQSPSFKDRVDLLDVENGDMSLVLKNVTTIDTGTYECRVVQEGNNERKILDIDPICIVNLRVEAGNQEKLKEDGGNKDGQMEDGGNKDGQKEDGGSCTGWIVGFIVGLVGFFVLVSPFGFLLYRNREQLCQGQNSSPAAGEELEPMNTENLPPAEK; encoded by the exons atgatgatgaaaaCATCCTTACTGTGTCTGCTGG TTCTGACATCACTGCTGTGCTGCAAGACTCACAAAG aTCAGAGAATCATCAGAGCAGAACCAGGAGACAACGTCATTCTGACATGTAGAGCAGCTGAAAACAAAGATGTTATAGTTGTAGAGTGGAGCAGAACTGATCTGGAGTCAGATCAATATGTTGTTCTGTACAGAGACAGTACATTTTTTCCAGATGGTCAGTCTCCATCCTTTAAGGACCGGGTGGATCTACTGGATGTGGAGAATGGAGACATGTCTTTGGTTCTGAAGAACGTGACGACTATTGATACAGGAACATATGAGTGTCGAGTCGTTCAGGAAGGAAATAATGAAAGGAAGATTCTGGACATTGACCCCATCTGCATCGTTAACCTGAGAGTTGAAGCAG GAAACCAGGAGAAACTAAAGGAGGATGGAGGAAACAAGGACGGACAAATGGAGGATGGAGGAAACAAGGACGGACAAAAGGAGGATGGAGGGAGCTGTACTGGCTGGATAGTTGGTTTCATAGTAGGACTCGTTGgattctttgttttggtttcacCTTTTGGTTTTCTGCTCTATAGAAATCGGGAACAATTGTGTCAGGGACAGAACTCATCTCCTGCAGCAGGAGAAGAACTTGAACCTATGAATACTGAAAACCTTCCTCCAGCTGAAAAGTGA
- the LOC118558146 gene encoding coxsackievirus and adenovirus receptor homolog isoform X1 has translation MMMKTSLLCLLVLTSLLCCKTHKDQRIIRAEPGDNVILTCRAAENKDVIVVEWSRTDLESDQYVVLYRDSTFFPDGQSPSFKDRVDLLDVENGDMSLVLKNVTTIDTGTYECRVVQEGNNERKILDIDPICIVNLRVEAGEPGNQEKLKEDGGNKDGQMEDGGNKDGQKEDGGSCTGWIVGFIVGLVGFFVLVSPFGFLLYRNREQLCQGQNSSPAAGEELEPMNTENLPPAEK, from the exons atgatgatgaaaaCATCCTTACTGTGTCTGCTGG TTCTGACATCACTGCTGTGCTGCAAGACTCACAAAG aTCAGAGAATCATCAGAGCAGAACCAGGAGACAACGTCATTCTGACATGTAGAGCAGCTGAAAACAAAGATGTTATAGTTGTAGAGTGGAGCAGAACTGATCTGGAGTCAGATCAATATGTTGTTCTGTACAGAGACAGTACATTTTTTCCAGATGGTCAGTCTCCATCCTTTAAGGACCGGGTGGATCTACTGGATGTGGAGAATGGAGACATGTCTTTGGTTCTGAAGAACGTGACGACTATTGATACAGGAACATATGAGTGTCGAGTCGTTCAGGAAGGAAATAATGAAAGGAAGATTCTGGACATTGACCCCATCTGCATCGTTAACCTGAGAGTTGAAGCAGGTGAACCAG GAAACCAGGAGAAACTAAAGGAGGATGGAGGAAACAAGGACGGACAAATGGAGGATGGAGGAAACAAGGACGGACAAAAGGAGGATGGAGGGAGCTGTACTGGCTGGATAGTTGGTTTCATAGTAGGACTCGTTGgattctttgttttggtttcacCTTTTGGTTTTCTGCTCTATAGAAATCGGGAACAATTGTGTCAGGGACAGAACTCATCTCCTGCAGCAGGAGAAGAACTTGAACCTATGAATACTGAAAACCTTCCTCCAGCTGAAAAGTGA